ATCAAAGTACGTTGTCAAAATTActgaaaaatattgacaaatgtgATGTAAATTTAACGACATCATTCAGAACAAACCGAGAAAATGATACAGAGCCAGAAAGCAAAAAACGTAAAGTTACTAATTCTAACAGTGGTGGTGTTTGTTTACACGTCAGTGGACAAGATTCGGTTTCACTTGAATTCTGTTCTAAGTGTGCATCAATGGCAGAAGGATCTGGACCatagatgtatttatttacatatttgaaatGAGTTTATTGATATATTGGAAATAAGTTTGTTGACATATCAGAAATTGGTTTGTTTACATATTAGATGAGTTTGTTTACATATTAAATgactttatttacatattaaattagtttgtttacatattaaatgagtttgtttacatattaaatgactttatttacatattaaattagtttgtttacatattaaatgagtttgtttacatattaaatgagtttgtttacatattaaattagtttgtttacatattaaatgagtttgtttacatattaaatgagtttgtttatatattaaatgagtttgtttacatattaaattagtttgtttacatattaaatgagtttgtttatatattaaaTGAGTTTGTTTACATATTAAATGAGTTTGTTTATACGTACATGAGTTTGTTTACATGTTGGAATaatgtttgtttacatattaATGAGTTCACAGTAGAAATGTGTTCGGTTTACATATTagaaatgtgtttgtttatatatcaaaaatgtgtttgtttacatgttgAAAATGCATTTGTTTACACattgaaaatgtgtttgttgacattttggaaatatatttcattacatatttGAGATTACTAAATATGCTGTTTACATATTGCAGATCAATAAATGTGTTTGATTACTTTATTGAGCTCGGTAAATGTTTCTTTGCATAGTAgagattaataaatatttttttgacatATTCAAGACGATTGTCTACATATTGAAGATCAATAAATGTGTTTGATTACTTTTTTGAGCTCGCTAAATGTTTGTGTTCATAGTAGAGATTAATAAATATGGTTTTTTTTAACATATTCAAGACcgataaatatttgtttacatattgaagatcaataaatgtgtttgtttacataATGATAATTAATAAATGTCTCAGGTTGGACTTTATGGACTCAAAATAACTAATTTTAATATTGGATATCAGTAAcaataaatgtttgttatcTTACATTAAGCTCTTGATCCAAACTGTTACCTAAAATTTTCGACGGTGCACTTCACTCTTtgtcaagtttgtgtttggaccAAAAGCTTCAGTTCGAGATCAATAAATGTTCGCTTACATATTACAGATCAatactttttaaatattgtagATCAATACAATGCGTTGTTTACAATTGAAAATCAATGAAAGTGTTGACTACATTGTTAGAGCTAGATCAATAAATGTGTGTTTACATTTTGGAAATCGATAAAAGTGTCATCAAATCTTTCTTTACTAAGTggtgcaatctgattaaaatctgatgtggtgaaagcgattagatgtctttatttacctcaggctctatttccatcattttgtgatgtttgttttgttccaggtgATCACCACCTGACGTCTTCCTGAATGCAtcgatcacccggaacaaaatacacgacacaaaacgatggaaatacgaggtaaataaaaacatctagccactttcaccacatcagattttaatcagattgtaccTATTATGGGAAGGTGACGATCACTcccaaaataataaaatcgaaAACTAAGGTCAATAAACGAATGAAACAGTGCCGTATTCATTACAGATTGTAGGCATCTATGATTAATTCCATGGCAACTCGTGATGATGAATACTATGATCCTAATACAGAATGAAAAATAGAGAATTATTGTGCATTAGATTGTGTAGTTCTCTATTAATATAGCTCAATCACGTCAtactttttcctttttttttaattataaaaaagGAAAACACATGGGCAAGGAGGTAGTCACACTTTCGCTCAAGGTAAGTGGTTTTCATGTTTTTCTGTGGTTAGTTTGAacatagggtctatggtttgaaaCTAAAGTTTGCTGACTTTGCAGAATCAAATATCAAGTCGCCAACTCTGGACTACTTTCATTCATTTGAAAAGAATAATGTATTTAGTTGTTATCGACTATTTATATGTTATTTGGCATAAAAGGTGGCGTAAGTTTTATTATGCCTTTTCGTGTTTTGAAAATACTTGGGTTTATTCATGTAAGCAAGGAAATTTTGACCTATTTCTTTTGACGGTTTACAAACTTTGCGGATTTAGTCAAAACGGTAAACTGGCAAACGTCGACTCGACGTTTCTCAGAGCTAAAGTTGTGACGTAGCGGCTAAAAATAGTCAACCAATCGAACGATTTTATTTACTCACGTGGGCTAAAACAACCAATCAGCAAAGGTGTATTTCCAAGGGAAACCACGCAAGTGTATTAGCAATCGTCACTTCAACGTCGGAGACGAACAGAGTAAGTCCACGTTGTTTTGTTCCACatttaatgtgtatttttgtgaaTGATTCATTTTGTAACTGTCCGCAAGGAAAAACGGAGACTAAGATCTACCTGTACACGAAGTCTCGAAGCTGTATTCTGTAAGAGATCTGAGTTATTACACGCCACTGGCTGGTGAGTGTTGTCCGTCGATCGACACTAACTTGTATCTCGCATATCTGTTTTTCGTAGAGAAAACACATTGTTGTATCAATTTGGTATGGAAGGATTACTCGATGTGTATACACCTTGTCTTCTAGACACACCAGAATTCACTGATTTTGAAGACCACGCCTTCTTTGTTGACCAATCTAAGGACACAGACTTCAAAGACATCGACATACCTGTGCCAAGTCCCAGCGATATGTCTGTTTCATCGATAGAAAGCGACCGCCTACTCAGCGAAGCCGCTTCCAGTGTGAACTTTTCGCCGACTCATTCCCTCGTGTCTGAAGAAGACGACGTCGATTTGCTCAGTTTCCTGGTCAAGGCAAACGATATTGAAACTGTATCGTCAACAGACCTGAGCACTCTGTCTTCAATGCCAAAAGCAACAAAGGGAGGTAAAAAAATGGACACTTTTGCTGTAGGCGATTCCATCCTggaaagaaacagaaaaaatgcCATCGCTGCCAAAGAAAATCgacagaagaagaaaaaatatgttGAAACTCTTGAATCTGAAAATCAAAAACTGTCTGCAGATAACGAGAGATTGAACACTGAATCAAGTGAACTAAAACGTAAAGTTAGCTCCCTAGAAGAGGAAGTGTTATACTTGAAAAGTGTCCTGGCTCATCAGAGCACACTGTCCAAATTATTGAAAAACATTGGTAAAACAGATGTCAACTTAACGACATCATTCAACACCAAAACAACCAGCGAACCACGGACCAAGAGGAGAAAAATGAACAATGATTCTAGCACGTCAACGTCTGGTGGTGTGTGTCTCCATGTCAGCCAGGACAATGTCTCTCTTGAACTCTGTTCCAAGTGTGCAAGTATGGCCAAAGGAA
This portion of the Glandiceps talaboti chromosome 19, keGlaTala1.1, whole genome shotgun sequence genome encodes:
- the LOC144450144 gene encoding uncharacterized protein LOC144450144 — protein: MEGLLDVYTPCLLDTPEFTDFEDHAFFVDQSKDTDFKDIDIPVPSPSDMSVSSIESDRLLSEAASSVNFSPTHSLVSEEDDVDLLSFLVKANDIETVSSTDLSTLSSMPKATKGGKKMDTFAVGDSILERNRKNAIAAKENRQKKKKYVETLESENQKLSADNERLNTESSELKRKVSSLEEEVLYLKSVLAHQSTLSKLLKNIGKTDVNLTTSFNTKTTSEPRTKRRKMNNDSSTSTSGGVCLHVSQDNVSLELCSKCASMAKGSSHQ